A single window of Syntrophus aciditrophicus SB DNA harbors:
- the cmk gene encoding (d)CMP kinase, whose product MMIKKLLITIDGPAGSGKSTASKALARELSYLYLDTGALYRAIASKVIKEKKNPDDEQAMQDLTNSLNLRLEAECGVLRIILDNEDITDHLRTEEVGLMASKVSSLPRIREVLLPIQQKFGCCGGIVAEGRDMGTVVFPNADLKFFLHATVSERAMRRHRELIEAGLPSQLEIVESKMELRDRQDTERSIAPLKIPADAVVIDSTALAFEEVVAAMLNAVKFLLS is encoded by the coding sequence ATGATGATAAAGAAACTGCTTATCACAATCGACGGTCCTGCGGGATCGGGAAAAAGCACCGCGAGCAAAGCCCTGGCGCGGGAACTTTCCTACCTTTATCTGGATACGGGCGCCCTTTATCGGGCAATTGCCAGTAAAGTCATCAAAGAAAAAAAGAATCCCGATGACGAGCAGGCCATGCAGGACCTCACAAATTCTTTGAATCTGCGTCTTGAAGCGGAATGTGGGGTATTGAGAATTATACTGGACAATGAGGATATCACCGACCACCTCCGAACGGAGGAAGTCGGGCTTATGGCCTCGAAAGTATCGTCTCTGCCTAGAATCCGGGAAGTTCTTCTGCCGATTCAGCAGAAATTCGGGTGCTGCGGCGGTATTGTGGCTGAAGGAAGGGATATGGGGACCGTGGTCTTCCCGAATGCGGATCTGAAGTTCTTTCTTCATGCAACCGTTTCCGAACGGGCGATGAGGCGCCACCGGGAACTGATTGAGGCAGGACTTCCCTCTCAGCTGGAAATTGTTGAAAGTAAGATGGAATTAAGGGACAGACAGGATACCGAACGCTCGATTGCTCCTCTCAAGATTCCCGCTGATGCCGTTGTTATCGATTCCACTGCATTGGCTTTCGAGGAAGTCGTGGCCGCGATGCTGAATGCCGTAAAATTTCTGCTGTCCTGA
- a CDS encoding 30S ribosomal protein S1: MVNDDNLISEQKEEKGEGGGNQQNQNSEDMMGFKELYEQSLQSVHLGELVTGKIVQINSDMVMVDVGWKTEGYIPAKELRDEEGNIAVNVGDEIEVMVERRDQEGNLVLSRDKAAKMKIWDDVKAACDNNLPVKGMIVERVKGGLSVDIGISAFLPGSQVDIRPVRDLDKYVGQTLMFDVLKYDRKRNNVVLSRRSILEQEREVEKQETLANISEGVVVEGIIKNITDYGLFIDLGGIDGLLHVTDISWGRITKPSEAFNRGDKITVKVLSFDREKERVSLGLKQLTENPWEMITEQYPVGAIVEGKVVNLTDYGAFVELAPGVEGLIHVSEMFWTREIRHPSKVLSLGQNVKVMILDVNKENKRISLGLKQTTDNPWETLKQKYPEGTLIKGVIRNVTNFGIFVGVEDGIDGLVHVSDISWKQRVKHPSEIYKKGQEIEAVVLNIDVESEKFSLGIKQIEKNPWEEFCEKYTAGSIVSGKVTNLTEFGIFVEVEEGIEGLVHISELSHKRVKTASEIFSIGDAVSAVVKSVDVKGRKIRLSIKDTEVNPEAGRSVSQYLNNRENVGSSLGKALADLDVKLTDPNN; this comes from the coding sequence ATGGTTAACGATGACAACCTAATTTCAGAACAAAAGGAAGAAAAAGGAGAAGGTGGAGGAAATCAGCAGAATCAGAACAGCGAAGACATGATGGGTTTCAAGGAACTCTATGAACAGAGTCTTCAGAGTGTTCATCTGGGGGAACTTGTAACCGGCAAAATCGTTCAGATAAACTCTGACATGGTTATGGTGGATGTTGGCTGGAAAACAGAAGGATACATACCAGCGAAGGAACTCAGGGATGAAGAAGGCAACATTGCCGTCAATGTCGGAGATGAAATCGAAGTGATGGTGGAGAGACGGGATCAGGAAGGGAATCTCGTTCTCTCGAGAGATAAAGCCGCCAAAATGAAAATCTGGGATGATGTAAAAGCGGCCTGTGACAACAATCTTCCGGTAAAAGGGATGATCGTTGAAAGGGTGAAGGGCGGTTTGTCTGTGGATATCGGAATTTCAGCGTTTCTCCCGGGTTCCCAGGTGGACATCCGTCCGGTCAGGGATCTCGATAAATATGTCGGTCAGACGTTGATGTTTGATGTGCTCAAGTACGATCGCAAGAGGAACAACGTGGTTCTGTCGAGAAGATCGATCCTTGAACAGGAACGAGAAGTTGAAAAACAGGAAACCCTTGCCAATATTTCTGAAGGTGTCGTTGTTGAAGGAATCATCAAGAATATCACCGATTATGGCTTATTTATAGATTTGGGAGGCATTGACGGTCTTCTTCATGTGACGGATATTTCCTGGGGAAGGATAACCAAGCCTTCAGAAGCTTTCAACAGGGGAGACAAGATCACGGTAAAGGTTCTTTCATTCGACCGAGAAAAAGAGCGAGTTTCCCTTGGGCTCAAGCAACTGACGGAAAATCCCTGGGAAATGATTACGGAACAGTATCCCGTGGGTGCAATTGTTGAAGGAAAAGTGGTCAATCTAACGGATTACGGTGCATTTGTGGAGCTGGCTCCCGGTGTCGAAGGGTTGATCCATGTATCGGAGATGTTCTGGACAAGAGAAATCAGACATCCCTCCAAGGTATTATCTCTGGGCCAGAACGTTAAAGTCATGATTCTTGATGTCAACAAGGAAAACAAGAGAATTTCTCTGGGACTGAAGCAGACGACGGATAACCCCTGGGAAACCTTGAAGCAGAAGTACCCGGAAGGGACCCTCATCAAGGGTGTCATAAGAAATGTGACCAATTTTGGTATATTTGTCGGCGTTGAGGATGGAATTGACGGACTTGTCCATGTATCCGACATTTCCTGGAAACAGCGAGTCAAACACCCTTCGGAAATCTACAAGAAAGGTCAGGAGATCGAGGCCGTTGTCCTGAATATCGATGTTGAAAGTGAAAAATTTTCCCTGGGTATCAAACAGATCGAAAAGAATCCCTGGGAGGAGTTCTGTGAGAAATATACCGCGGGTTCGATTGTTTCCGGGAAAGTTACCAATCTGACCGAATTCGGAATCTTTGTTGAGGTCGAGGAAGGCATTGAAGGCCTGGTTCATATTTCAGAATTGAGTCACAAAAGGGTGAAAACCGCGTCCGAAATATTTTCCATAGGAGATGCGGTTTCTGCCGTTGTGAAAAGTGTCGATGTGAAAGGTAGAAAAATAAGACTGAGCATCAAGGACACGGAAGTGAATCCTGAAGCTGGCCGTTCGGTCAGTCAATACCTTAATAATCGTGAAAACGTGGGGTCCAGTCTGGGAAAGGCCCTGGCGGATCTGGACGTAAAACTAACGGATCCGAACAACTGA
- the sppA gene encoding signal peptide peptidase SppA, with protein sequence MKRHPVIWGIFLLLILLIGFFSLIYGVTSITGMRDGFTTADKIGIAPIDGVIKDSTDVVKNLQEFGKDDSVKGVVLRINSPGGGVAPSQEIYEAVMELRKKKRVLVSMSSVAASGGYLIACAGEKIIANPGTLTGSVSAIMYFTNAEELMKKVGVKASTIKSGKYKDIGSPIREMTGEEKALLQGLVDDIYIQFLDVVVRNRRISEEALKQIADGRIFTGKQAQQLGLVDYLGDMEYAVRMLAKMVGISGEPVVVYPQKKYESMLDYFFERAGSTMAHVFFRDQTIPYGIHYLVDSYGLRMLAPAGMEQ encoded by the coding sequence ATGAAACGACATCCGGTGATCTGGGGGATTTTCCTGCTGCTGATTCTCCTGATTGGGTTTTTTTCCCTGATTTATGGGGTTACATCCATCACCGGGATGCGGGACGGATTTACTACTGCGGACAAAATCGGCATTGCTCCGATCGACGGTGTCATCAAAGATTCCACGGATGTTGTGAAGAATCTGCAGGAATTCGGTAAAGACGATTCCGTGAAGGGTGTTGTTCTGCGCATTAATTCTCCGGGGGGGGGCGTTGCCCCTTCTCAGGAGATTTACGAAGCAGTCATGGAACTCCGCAAGAAAAAAAGAGTGCTTGTTTCCATGAGTTCTGTGGCTGCATCCGGCGGATATCTGATTGCCTGTGCCGGAGAAAAGATTATCGCCAATCCCGGCACATTGACGGGGAGCGTTTCCGCAATCATGTATTTTACGAATGCGGAAGAATTGATGAAAAAGGTGGGGGTGAAGGCTTCCACGATAAAAAGTGGAAAATATAAGGATATCGGATCTCCGATCCGGGAAATGACCGGAGAGGAAAAGGCCCTGCTCCAAGGTCTTGTGGATGATATTTACATCCAGTTCCTCGATGTAGTCGTCAGGAACCGGCGCATTTCCGAGGAGGCATTAAAGCAGATCGCCGATGGCAGAATTTTTACAGGGAAACAGGCTCAGCAATTGGGGCTTGTGGACTATCTCGGCGATATGGAATATGCGGTCCGGATGCTTGCAAAAATGGTCGGAATTTCGGGCGAGCCGGTCGTTGTTTATCCCCAGAAAAAATATGAATCCATGCTTGATTATTTCTTTGAACGGGCGGGTTCCACAATGGCCCATGTGTTTTTCAGGGATCAGACCATTCCTTATGGCATTCATTATCTCGTTGATTCTTACGGCTTGCGGATGTTGGCGCCTGCGGGCATGGAGCAGTGA
- a CDS encoding HU family DNA-binding protein: MNKSELIEALSKKEGLTEKKAIEVINLLFKGFTEELQKGGRIEIRGFGSFVVRNYNAYTGRNPKTGKNIKVSPKRLPFFKVGKELKERVDGKV; this comes from the coding sequence ATGAACAAGTCCGAGCTCATTGAAGCTTTGAGCAAAAAAGAAGGCCTTACGGAAAAAAAAGCCATTGAGGTGATTAATCTGCTTTTTAAAGGATTCACCGAGGAACTGCAAAAGGGAGGTCGTATCGAAATACGTGGTTTCGGCAGCTTCGTCGTCAGAAATTACAATGCCTACACAGGCAGAAATCCGAAAACAGGTAAAAACATTAAAGTATCTCCTAAAAGATTGCCTTTTTTCAAGGTTGGCAAAGAGCTTAAAGAGCGCGTTGACGGCAAGGTATGA
- the radC gene encoding RadC family protein, which produces MTPTPEIPEPHYIGHRQRLKKKFFKCGLQALHDYEAVELLLSYAIPRKDIKSLSKDLLERFGSLKGIMDAELEELTAVRGISAHAAGLVRMVKEMSALYLQEKAREKPQISCTGELLDFCKTALGGLKDENFCVLYLDTQNRIIAFETIQKGIVNQAVVYPRQVIERALSHKSSALILVHNHPSGFVKPSDADIRLTRTITDTAKLLDIMVHDHLIIGENRFFSFREEGIMPL; this is translated from the coding sequence ATGACACCGACACCTGAGATACCTGAACCTCACTATATCGGGCACCGTCAGCGCCTGAAAAAGAAGTTTTTTAAATGCGGACTCCAGGCCCTTCATGACTATGAAGCGGTGGAACTTCTTCTCTCCTATGCCATCCCGAGAAAAGACATCAAGAGCCTGTCTAAGGATCTTCTAGAGCGATTCGGCTCTCTGAAGGGAATCATGGACGCGGAATTGGAAGAATTGACCGCCGTGAGAGGCATCAGTGCTCATGCAGCGGGACTCGTTCGGATGGTCAAGGAAATGAGCGCCCTGTATCTTCAGGAAAAAGCTCGGGAAAAACCACAGATCAGCTGCACCGGCGAACTGCTGGATTTCTGTAAAACCGCCTTGGGCGGTCTGAAGGATGAAAATTTCTGCGTTCTTTACCTGGATACGCAGAATCGGATCATCGCCTTCGAAACGATCCAGAAGGGTATTGTCAACCAGGCTGTTGTCTACCCTCGGCAGGTGATCGAAAGAGCGCTCTCCCACAAGTCCTCTGCACTGATTCTGGTGCATAACCATCCTTCAGGGTTCGTCAAGCCTTCCGATGCCGACATCAGGTTGACCCGTACTATTACAGATACGGCTAAGCTCTTGGACATCATGGTGCACGATCACCTGATCATCGGCGAGAACCGGTTTTTCAGTTTCCGTGAAGAGGGAATTATGCCGCTCTGA
- a CDS encoding superoxide dismutase, with the protein MPILLPDLPYPKNALEPYISARTLEFHHGKHHQAYVDNANKLLPEMVLLNETMESVIEKTSADPSKVGIFNNVAQVWNHTFYWNCMKPNGGGQPTGNIAVRIKDTWGSFEKFAEEFKNAGMTQFGSGWAWLVLEQDSLKIVKTGNADNPLTHGQKPLLTVDVWEHAYYLDYQNRRAEYLNTFVDKLINWDFVNSRMG; encoded by the coding sequence CTGCCCATTTTGTTACCTGATTTACCTTATCCAAAGAACGCTCTGGAACCATACATCAGTGCCAGAACTCTTGAATTTCATCATGGCAAGCACCACCAGGCCTATGTGGACAATGCCAACAAACTGCTTCCAGAAATGGTCCTGCTTAATGAAACCATGGAATCCGTCATCGAAAAGACGAGTGCCGATCCGTCAAAGGTAGGCATTTTCAACAATGTGGCTCAGGTCTGGAATCACACCTTTTACTGGAATTGCATGAAACCGAACGGCGGTGGCCAGCCGACAGGCAACATAGCGGTGCGAATCAAAGACACCTGGGGAAGTTTTGAAAAGTTTGCCGAGGAATTCAAAAACGCAGGCATGACGCAGTTCGGCAGCGGCTGGGCCTGGCTTGTCCTGGAGCAGGATTCGTTGAAGATCGTTAAAACCGGCAATGCGGACAATCCACTCACCCACGGCCAGAAGCCTCTTCTGACGGTCGACGTATGGGAACATGCTTATTATCTGGATTATCAGAACCGTCGGGCGGAATATCTGAACACCTTCGTGGACAAACTGATCAACTGGGATTTCGTCAATTCCCGCATGGGTTAA
- the elbB gene encoding isoprenoid biosynthesis glyoxalase ElbB, with the protein MAIIGVLLSGCGVYDGSEIHEAVLTLLNLDRAGAEILCMAPDMEQNDVMNHLTGQPMKEKRNVLVESARIARGDIRDIREVKASDIDGLILPGGLGATKNLSNFAFKRDDAEVQPDVKRLLVEMVQAGKPIGAICIAPATLTKALSGYDPEVTIGNDPATAEAIEAMGGKHHTAGVEDICVDLRNKLVTTPAYMLGPGIRDVASGIEKLVLKVLELASL; encoded by the coding sequence ATGGCAATAATCGGCGTCCTGCTTTCGGGGTGCGGCGTTTACGACGGTTCGGAAATTCATGAGGCGGTTCTCACTCTTCTCAATCTGGACAGGGCCGGGGCGGAAATCCTGTGCATGGCTCCCGACATGGAGCAGAATGATGTCATGAATCACTTGACGGGCCAACCGATGAAGGAAAAAAGAAATGTCCTCGTTGAATCGGCAAGAATCGCCAGAGGGGATATTCGGGATATCCGCGAGGTTAAGGCCTCCGATATTGACGGCCTCATTCTTCCCGGAGGGCTGGGAGCGACAAAAAATCTCAGCAATTTTGCCTTTAAGCGGGACGACGCCGAGGTTCAGCCGGACGTGAAACGCCTCCTTGTCGAAATGGTGCAGGCAGGCAAACCCATCGGCGCCATCTGCATCGCCCCGGCAACCCTGACCAAAGCCCTGAGCGGTTATGATCCCGAAGTCACCATCGGAAACGATCCGGCAACGGCAGAGGCCATTGAAGCCATGGGCGGAAAGCACCACACCGCAGGCGTTGAAGACATCTGCGTTGATTTACGGAATAAGCTGGTCACCACGCCGGCTTACATGCTGGGGCCGGGCATTCGAGACGTTGCGTCGGGTATTGAAAAACTGGTCCTGAAGGTTCTGGAGCTCGCGTCTTTATGA
- the priA gene encoding primosomal protein N', with amino-acid sequence MSMYVKIAINIPTESHFTYSVPQALSGDAAVGKRALVPFGARKLTGYIIGFLSEPDFDDIRDILDILDSEPLFSSEDLAFYSWASSYYHYPLGKTLHDILPGGIDLKSDRLFKVAAGHKAPSNPLPEGQRKILDLLGAAPKGLSLKRLRRLLSGSPIRRDLAALLSANRVIAEEGLEQPEIRKKTEKVITLVAGRSVPARLSAVQQRVLSYLQEKGTACFPELRPFACNPSPVVHRLMEKGLVSLSEREVYRSSEESPEMSILNDIHLNDDQAAACGELESALSSRRFKPFLLHGVTGSGKTEVYFHAIKQALNSGGGALYLVPEIGLTPQLLSRVRNRFQGEEIAVIHSDIARGIRYDFWRRLQRGEIRLVVGARSALFAPLPNLRLIVIDEEHDSSYKQDVRMRYHARDLAVLRAKLQNAVIVLGSATPDMRTFYQARQGKYDCLSLPRRVENRPLPQVRIVDMKAEREETGRIPVLSRALITALEETLNDGSQALFFLNRRGFHTFLFCPDCGTVLFCPNCAVSLTLHAEANRLQCHYCDYAVKTPSLCPKCGGRDIQFYGAGTERLEKEILSHFPHIRTARMDRDTTARKGAHTRILKSFDRGEIDLLIGTQMITKGHDFHNVTLVGVIAADTALNLPDFRSAEKTFQLLTQVSGRGGRGRKEGQVIIQTINPDHFAIQRAKNHDYTGFHEEEILHRKSLGYPPFSRLIILQLSSLNEERGRREVEEAGRMARAFTREESSRTMPVEVIGPAEAPIAKIKGRYRWQIMLKSDNLQALHFLTRRLLTSAASRKLEIKVDVDPVNFM; translated from the coding sequence ATGTCCATGTATGTAAAAATCGCAATCAATATCCCGACGGAGTCCCATTTTACCTATTCCGTACCACAAGCTCTCTCTGGTGACGCAGCCGTCGGGAAACGAGCCCTGGTGCCTTTCGGGGCAAGAAAACTGACGGGTTATATTATTGGTTTTCTCAGCGAACCGGACTTCGACGACATCCGGGACATTCTGGATATTCTGGATAGCGAGCCTCTCTTCAGCTCTGAGGACCTGGCATTCTATTCCTGGGCTTCATCCTATTACCACTATCCCCTGGGCAAAACCCTTCATGACATCCTGCCGGGCGGCATCGATTTGAAGAGCGACCGCCTCTTTAAAGTCGCCGCAGGTCATAAAGCTCCATCCAACCCACTTCCGGAGGGACAGCGGAAAATTCTGGATCTGCTGGGAGCCGCGCCCAAAGGTCTGTCCTTAAAACGCTTGCGGAGACTTCTTTCCGGCAGCCCAATCCGGCGGGATCTTGCCGCCCTTCTTTCCGCAAATCGGGTGATCGCCGAAGAAGGCCTGGAGCAGCCGGAAATCCGGAAAAAAACCGAAAAGGTAATTACTCTCGTCGCGGGTCGTTCCGTACCGGCACGTCTTTCCGCCGTCCAGCAGCGCGTCCTTTCCTATCTGCAGGAAAAGGGAACGGCTTGCTTCCCGGAACTGCGCCCCTTTGCGTGCAATCCGTCCCCCGTTGTTCACCGGCTCATGGAAAAGGGGCTGGTTTCGCTTTCCGAACGGGAGGTCTACCGTTCCTCCGAAGAATCTCCGGAAATGAGCATCCTCAACGATATCCATTTGAATGATGATCAGGCCGCCGCCTGCGGAGAACTGGAAAGCGCACTTTCCTCACGGCGATTCAAACCCTTCCTGCTTCATGGCGTAACGGGAAGCGGGAAGACGGAGGTTTATTTCCATGCAATAAAGCAGGCCTTGAACTCCGGCGGCGGCGCACTTTATCTCGTGCCGGAAATCGGTCTGACACCGCAACTGCTTTCCCGCGTGCGAAATCGTTTTCAAGGGGAAGAAATCGCCGTCATCCACAGCGATATCGCACGGGGAATCCGTTACGATTTCTGGCGTCGACTCCAGCGGGGGGAAATCCGTCTCGTCGTCGGCGCCCGCTCGGCTCTTTTCGCCCCTCTTCCCAACCTGAGGCTGATCGTGATTGACGAAGAGCATGACAGCTCCTACAAACAGGATGTCCGGATGCGGTATCACGCGCGGGATCTGGCCGTTTTGCGCGCAAAGCTGCAGAATGCCGTTATCGTGCTGGGGTCGGCGACTCCGGACATGCGCACCTTTTATCAGGCACGCCAGGGAAAATATGACTGCCTTTCCCTGCCCCGCCGGGTGGAAAACAGGCCCCTTCCCCAGGTCCGGATCGTCGATATGAAGGCGGAGCGGGAAGAAACGGGAAGGATTCCAGTCCTGTCCCGCGCCCTGATAACAGCCCTGGAAGAAACCCTGAACGATGGCTCGCAGGCGCTTTTTTTCCTGAATCGACGGGGCTTTCATACGTTTCTTTTCTGCCCGGACTGCGGTACCGTCCTTTTCTGTCCCAACTGCGCCGTCTCGCTTACTCTCCATGCCGAAGCGAACAGGCTGCAGTGTCATTACTGCGATTACGCCGTCAAGACGCCTTCCCTCTGTCCGAAGTGCGGAGGCCGGGATATTCAGTTTTATGGGGCGGGAACGGAACGGCTGGAGAAGGAAATTCTTTCTCATTTTCCCCATATCCGAACCGCGCGGATGGACCGCGACACCACCGCACGGAAAGGAGCGCACACGCGGATTCTCAAATCCTTCGACCGGGGAGAAATCGACCTGCTCATTGGAACCCAGATGATCACCAAAGGCCATGACTTCCACAACGTGACGCTGGTCGGCGTAATCGCCGCCGATACGGCATTGAACCTGCCTGATTTCCGCTCCGCGGAAAAAACATTTCAGCTTCTGACGCAGGTCTCCGGAAGAGGCGGCCGGGGCAGAAAAGAAGGACAGGTCATCATTCAGACCATCAATCCTGACCATTTCGCCATTCAAAGGGCAAAGAATCATGATTATACAGGCTTTCACGAAGAGGAAATCCTTCATCGAAAGTCCCTGGGCTATCCGCCGTTCTCCCGCCTGATCATCCTGCAGCTTTCCAGCCTGAACGAAGAGCGGGGGCGTCGGGAGGTCGAGGAAGCAGGCCGGATGGCCAGGGCTTTCACCCGGGAGGAATCGAGTCGGACGATGCCTGTGGAGGTCATCGGGCCGGCTGAAGCGCCCATCGCCAAAATCAAAGGACGCTACCGCTGGCAGATCATGCTTAAGAGCGACAACCTTCAGGCTCTGCATTTCCTGACCCGCCGCCTGCTAACTTCAGCTGCTTCACGGAAACTGGAGATCAAGGTGGATGTGGACCCTGTCAACTTCATGTAA
- the dksA gene encoding RNA polymerase-binding protein DksA: MALSHDKLEFFRMLLTQKINELLEDAGKTVADMTDSKENYPDPTDRASLESDRNFELRMRDRERKLIAKMQEAIKRIDEGEFGLCEVCGGPISEKRLMARPVTTLCIDCKTKQEKLEKLKGE, from the coding sequence ATGGCTCTATCGCATGACAAACTTGAGTTCTTCAGAATGCTTCTCACTCAGAAGATCAACGAACTGCTGGAAGATGCCGGGAAGACCGTTGCGGATATGACGGACAGCAAGGAAAACTATCCTGATCCGACTGACCGCGCTTCTCTGGAATCCGACCGAAATTTTGAACTGCGGATGCGCGATCGGGAGAGAAAATTGATCGCCAAGATGCAGGAAGCCATCAAACGCATCGATGAAGGCGAGTTCGGCCTCTGTGAAGTCTGCGGCGGACCGATTTCTGAAAAGAGACTTATGGCCAGACCGGTAACAACCCTTTGCATCGACTGCAAGACAAAGCAGGAAAAACTCGAAAAACTGAAAGGGGAATAA
- a CDS encoding ComF family protein — translation MNSLFKGIADLFFPPRCLSCHELLISGESGGFCPKCLQRISFLSPPICASCGAPLSPEAGKDALCLRCAATRPPFERCRSVGRYETVLLEAIHDLKYRGVIAAGAILGNLLASCVRVSLPVEEYDRILPVPLHRKRLRERGFNQSLLLAEVLAREFSLTLDFQSLRRRVHTSPQIGLGKGERSVNVRNAFEVVRKAEIEGSRILLVDDVYTTGSTVGECARVLLEGGARSVSVATLARA, via the coding sequence TTGAATTCTCTGTTCAAGGGCATTGCCGATCTTTTCTTTCCTCCCCGCTGCCTGTCCTGTCATGAACTGCTCATTTCCGGTGAGTCCGGCGGTTTCTGCCCGAAATGCCTTCAGCGGATTTCCTTTCTTTCACCCCCGATTTGCGCGAGCTGCGGTGCGCCTCTTTCCCCGGAAGCGGGAAAAGACGCGCTCTGTCTCCGGTGCGCGGCAACGCGGCCTCCCTTTGAAAGATGCCGTTCCGTCGGACGATACGAAACCGTGCTTCTCGAAGCGATTCACGACCTCAAATACCGGGGAGTCATCGCGGCAGGCGCCATCCTGGGCAATCTGCTGGCTTCCTGTGTCCGCGTTTCCCTTCCCGTTGAAGAATACGACCGTATCCTTCCCGTTCCCCTCCATCGGAAACGCCTGAGGGAACGGGGATTCAACCAGTCTCTTCTGCTGGCGGAAGTCCTGGCCAGGGAATTTTCCCTTACCCTCGATTTTCAATCCCTGCGTCGCCGCGTCCATACCTCTCCGCAGATCGGCCTGGGCAAGGGAGAGCGGTCGGTCAATGTACGGAATGCCTTCGAAGTTGTCCGAAAAGCGGAAATTGAGGGTTCTCGAATACTCCTGGTGGATGATGTCTATACGACAGGGAGTACGGTTGGAGAATGCGCAAGGGTTCTGCTGGAGGGCGGCGCGCGTTCGGTTTCCGTGGCGACACTGGCAAGGGCCTGA
- the rsfS gene encoding ribosome silencing factor translates to MCVNAILEKKAGRLVILNVKEISSFADYFIICDGASDRQVQAIAAAVQERMKKCGILPLGVEGESAGKWVLLDYADVIIHIFFQPVREFYDLERLWGDVPRMEIPDETTELAALSDGI, encoded by the coding sequence ATGTGCGTCAATGCCATTCTGGAGAAAAAAGCCGGAAGGCTGGTGATCCTCAATGTCAAGGAGATTTCTTCTTTCGCGGATTACTTTATCATCTGCGACGGCGCTTCCGACCGCCAGGTGCAGGCCATCGCGGCGGCTGTGCAGGAGCGGATGAAGAAGTGCGGAATTCTACCCCTCGGCGTGGAGGGAGAAAGCGCCGGCAAGTGGGTGCTTCTGGATTACGCCGATGTCATCATCCATATATTTTTCCAGCCGGTTCGCGAATTTTACGATCTGGAGCGCCTCTGGGGAGACGTTCCCCGGATGGAAATCCCTGATGAAACCACAGAATTGGCCGCTCTCAGCGACGGGATATAA
- a CDS encoding sugar phosphate isomerase/epimerase family protein, with protein sequence MEDILKYLQVHVPFRMLEGGFLDTVIAKGISPEIGFDCAILDATGKDRFREVADRFSDAGLRVTFHAPFMDLRPGAIDPRIREVSRERIQQVFDLVPLFRPRTIVCHPSFDSRYYVSSERKWLENSTLTWSTFVEQAAEFDTLLLLENVYEKEPRQFVHLLTALDSLRVRFCLDTGHCNAFSDAPLSSWLEELGTFLGEVHLHDNDGSRDAHLPIGEGNFPFMELFGFLKTKVNRPILTLEAHSADHLSRTLETLRKNRLFGLI encoded by the coding sequence ATGGAAGATATCCTGAAATACCTGCAGGTTCATGTGCCGTTTCGCATGCTGGAGGGCGGCTTCCTGGATACGGTCATCGCGAAGGGAATTTCCCCGGAAATCGGCTTTGACTGTGCCATCCTGGATGCCACCGGAAAAGACAGATTCCGGGAGGTGGCGGACCGATTTTCCGATGCCGGGCTGCGGGTCACCTTTCATGCCCCTTTCATGGATCTCCGGCCGGGCGCCATCGATCCCCGAATCCGCGAGGTTTCCCGGGAACGGATTCAACAGGTGTTCGATCTCGTTCCTCTGTTCCGTCCGCGGACCATTGTCTGTCATCCCTCCTTCGACTCCAGGTATTACGTTTCCTCGGAGAGGAAGTGGCTGGAAAACAGCACCCTGACCTGGAGCACCTTTGTGGAGCAGGCGGCGGAGTTCGATACGCTCCTGCTTTTGGAAAATGTATACGAAAAGGAACCCCGCCAGTTCGTCCATCTCTTGACAGCCCTCGATTCCCTCCGAGTTCGCTTCTGCCTCGATACCGGCCACTGCAACGCCTTTTCCGATGCCCCGCTGTCGTCGTGGCTGGAAGAACTGGGGACCTTTCTTGGGGAAGTGCATCTCCACGACAACGACGGGAGTCGGGACGCGCACCTTCCCATCGGCGAGGGGAATTTCCCTTTTATGGAACTGTTCGGCTTCCTCAAGACAAAAGTGAACAGACCGATCCTGACCCTGGAGGCCCATTCAGCGGATCATCTGAGCAGAACGCTGGAAACGCTCCGCAAAAACAGGCTTTTCGGGCTGATCTGA